A DNA window from uncultured Methanoregula sp. contains the following coding sequences:
- a CDS encoding KaiC domain-containing protein produces the protein MNMERVKVGIVGLDDMLGGGLIAGSICSIIGTYGTGKTTFSLEFVWDGLKKGESIIYISLEEREERILLYMKQKGWDVEPFLNKTLYVIKLDPTDFNLANNRIKNELPKLIQKVKATRVVIDPISLFEDLFTTDSERRQEMFRFIEGLRDKQCTIVMTSETDRDNVFSSRHALIEYLSDTVILLRYVRPSDLSDVHLALEVVKMRMSAHSREIKPYDLMQDRVDVYSEANVF, from the coding sequence ATGAACATGGAGCGGGTTAAAGTCGGAATCGTTGGTCTCGATGATATGCTGGGAGGTGGGCTGATCGCGGGAAGCATCTGTTCAATTATCGGCACCTATGGTACCGGCAAGACTACATTCTCTCTGGAGTTTGTGTGGGATGGTCTCAAGAAGGGTGAGAGCATCATTTACATCAGTCTCGAAGAGCGGGAGGAACGCATCCTGCTTTATATGAAACAGAAAGGCTGGGATGTTGAACCGTTCCTGAACAAGACCCTGTACGTGATCAAGCTCGATCCTACCGATTTCAATCTTGCAAACAACCGGATCAAGAACGAGCTGCCCAAACTCATCCAGAAAGTGAAGGCAACGAGAGTTGTTATCGATCCTATCTCGCTTTTCGAAGATCTCTTCACCACCGATTCCGAGCGCCGCCAGGAGATGTTCCGGTTCATCGAGGGGCTTCGCGACAAACAATGTACCATTGTGATGACTTCCGAGACCGACAGGGACAATGTCTTCTCAAGCCGTCATGCACTGATTGAATATCTGTCCGATACGGTGATCCTGCTCCGCTATGTCCGCCCGTCCGACCTGAGCGATGTCCACCTGGCTCTCGAAGTGGTAAAAATGCGGATGTCCGCCCATTCGCGGGAGATCAAACCCTACGACCTGATGCAGGACCGGGTGGATGTATATTCAGAAGCAAATGTCTTCTGA
- a CDS encoding pro-sigmaK processing inhibitor BofA family protein — translation MADYLIAAILIVLIVAIVWFLVKKTAMLLVNAVLGIVCLFLLNTLHVMQWIGKPDLGYNLATILICAVGGLPGVLILILLNILGITL, via the coding sequence ATGGCAGATTACCTTATTGCAGCCATTCTGATCGTCCTGATCGTTGCTATCGTCTGGTTCCTTGTCAAAAAAACCGCGATGCTGCTCGTGAACGCAGTCCTGGGAATAGTCTGCCTCTTCCTGCTCAATACGCTCCACGTGATGCAGTGGATCGGCAAGCCGGATCTTGGTTATAATCTCGCAACGATTCTCATCTGTGCAGTCGGGGGGCTCCCCGGCGTCCTGATTCTTATTCTGCTCAATATCCTCGGAATAACGTTATAA